The genomic interval TTCCCCGGCCTGAAACCGAGGGGCTTGTGCGGCTGGCCCTCAAAATCCTGCCGCCGAAGGCGGACATCCTTGAAATCGGAACCGGCAGCGGCTGCATAGCCTGCTGCCTGGCAATGGCGAGGCCGCGCGCGCAAATAACCTCCTGCGACATTTCCGCGCGCGCGCTTTCCGTGGCCGCCACCAACGCGCGCGCGCTGGGCTGCGGAGTGCAATTCATCAAAAGCGATTTGTTTACGCGCGTAAAAGGAAAATTTGACGCAATCATCTCCAACCCGCCTTATGTCAGGACCGGCGATATCAACGCCCAGCGGGAGCTGGAATACGAGCCGCGCGCGGCATTGGACGGCGGGGCGGACGGGCTGGACTGCATGCGCAAAATCGCGGCGCGCGCAGCCGGATTTATAAATCCCGGAGGGTTTTTGCTGCTTGAAATCGGCTATAATCAGTGGGAAGCCGTCCGGCGCATGCTGGCTGCGGGCGGCTTCGGGAAAATCCGCGCGTTCAGGGACGATTGCGGGATAAAACGTTTTGTCATGGCCAAAATCTGATGGATGCGTTCATAATCAACGGCGGCGCGCCGCTAAAGGGCGGGGTAAAGGCGGACGGCTCCAAAAACGCCGCGCTGCCGGCATTGCTGGCCTCCTTGCTGACCGACGGGGAATGCGCCGTCTCCGGCATGCCGCCGCTGCGCGACATCCGCACGGCCCTGCGGCTGCTGGAGGCCCTGGGCAAAAAAACGGTTTACGAAAACGGCGCGGCGCGCATACTCTGCGGCGGCAAAACCGCCACGGACGCGCCCTACGACCTGGTAAAGCAGATGCGCGCCTCCGCGCTGGCGGCGGGGCCGCTGCTGGCAA from Elusimicrobiales bacterium carries:
- the prmC gene encoding peptide chain release factor N(5)-glutamine methyltransferase; its protein translation is MRKGSKSCNELLREGALRLRSAGITEPEQNAQWLLSLAAGIPRLNLLAFSHNIPPRQSAEFFRLIKKKASGLPLAYIAGEQPFMGMSFRISRHVLIPRPETEGLVRLALKILPPKADILEIGTGSGCIACCLAMARPRAQITSCDISARALSVAATNARALGCGVQFIKSDLFTRVKGKFDAIISNPPYVRTGDINAQRELEYEPRAALDGGADGLDCMRKIAARAAGFINPGGFLLLEIGYNQWEAVRRMLAAGGFGKIRAFRDDCGIKRFVMAKI